A genomic region of Lodderomyces elongisporus chromosome 5, complete sequence contains the following coding sequences:
- the SCC2 gene encoding Sister chromatid cohesion protein 2 (BUSCO:EOG092604A0), which yields MSSTKHYPESLKELLATTPLVHLVPRQHLAPLVNLTQIAAKPDSKAFVEGAYKEFDGFHGELAKQFEKECQDELLAFSDDDDDDDDIDGGNGGSDERDRGGKGGELDNIRFKMPKHAEETSDSPKEPPVELDYTEFEKKVLAREKLTKTNCCWENEEKTYGESIYTRRNHEFDSLEDIELHKKKYFKLFETEVAKETKGNQESVEVVSQSQTVETLDETSDAIYKSKQPESFHGPQGSQRSERIDMLETQGIPTTIHIPSQSSYQETRKSNISKTFNFFTSLNQDEITWENLAQLNDTLAKLQNLTEKDDQHDLLKVQDMCSVNLRQTLEKLKPTLLSKYDEFVLVLPDLLRLLFSINALLLILKVQPDIRNKHTDLVIMGLELSYENFTKPLDDTFFASNHESAEEPNSISLKCHMIIDETSKAFKNLGSICAKRPFDDESLVKLQLLLINIAVPSSQDQIKVLVDRTQVPLEPIQLSSYSCLLLIYHNLEDQRAFVVSEVLSHISILPTSRNVTRKFKTERGFQVQTFTILLITFVHCSENHMAFADYITLEILRQMEENPSNTKRTEQLENYLEDLWKLLLFPEWVGAEILLISFLHKALDNLTKPETEEENKSTESPLFDILIPLSEKILSHGESIEKNTTVEEQHLEIILSNCLGFDRNFAFECLKSRIGKVNEDVIMADEREEIKPSRDSVPKVYIRIVLQQLRSILLSNYATFIQTSLSSSKAKIRSKAIKALPILIDTFPGILSSSEMQKALALRLEDPASVVRDAMNEFIGKYMQSHPEESEKLIAPLLKAMDDPRTTVRKKSMRSCLNVYPQLNEHYKLVISVKYFERLLDEADSIRGEAKECLLKCFFTQGEEDFNGLSKWIKIVHRKNSDFLRSFFVESVFSNPKLNEVVLNYVEKASGTVSYEKEEVEREQENENENEKEKTDRIGDDGAGSTAGAGTGNSTKSGAIEEADSLLLLAAFVVLKPTLITQAMLEHLKPYIFEHAGSRTEAYCYALQVLKIGTHTLRAFKPNFVEEITNFLLRKMPMFIKRELDNVVPTLNVLTKYSHTEYKIVNIVITTMKMIRKEFESTDAMKVNTLLQLLSYLGKYCELQSLDPQFREMGFIKPNESIITLIVRYIMTFTGQRVTLPIRRVAYPSMMICLASYPLYLQNESISKIFEAALVSEQDLELKKRMVGEFITFLDENGRGENEQNPKQNNAQAREVEISTFRVQANLRHRACSYLAQKFFKTIAQLCLLDDGIMELKPLQFVRLALNLGVANPIACLSVLIALHGSPIPQVQNTANEVLTNYGKLVDGQFLEGIKQAFQYKLLAPRMFKLIYKVVEDSKQMRNKFIKSLTKMLVVRQRHRASFEDEIKLLVFVVERITPMHFKTIEEVFIIMEHLQGLLQSQASDFIFEMGQQVNIDKNYAYYWALSIVLLNDFYKYLAHSYNIKDEDVEAFSTRCLETDLNQTPRLVRGGKMRLKWVLGNIGVEGEILNSNFEMCLREIEQICMIYRSELT from the coding sequence ATGTCACTGACGAAGCACTATCCCGAATCATTGAAGGAGCTTTTGGCAACTACTCCATTGGTTCATCTCGTTCCACGACAACATCTTGCACCATTAGTCAACTTGACACAGATCGCAGCCAAGCCTGATTCGAAAGCATTTGTCGAAGGCGCATACAAGGAGTTTGATGGATTTCATGGTGAGCTAGCGAAACAGTTTGAGAAGGAGTGCCAGGATGAATTACTTGCTTTTctggatgatgatgatgatgatgatgatattgATGGTGGTAATGGAGGTAGTGACGAGAGAGATAGAGGTGGAAAAGGAGGAGAGCTAGATAATATCAGGTTTAAGATGCCAAAACATGCAGAAGAAACTAGCGATTCGCCAAAAGAACCACCGGTGGAATTAGACTATAcggaatttgaaaaaaaggttCTTGCTAGAGAAAAACTCACAAAGACCAACTGTTGTTgggaaaatgaagaaaagacaTATGGAGAATCAATATACACGCGACGAAACCACGAATTTGATTCACTTGAAGATATAGAGCTAcacaagaaaaaatacTTTAAATTATTTGAGACAgaagttgcaaaagaaacaaaaggaaatcAAGAGCTGGTAGAAGTTGTATCTCAAAGTCAAACTGTTGAGACTTTGGACGAGACACTGGATGCAATATACAAATCTAAACAACCTGAAAGTTTTCATGGACCTCAAGGATCTCAGCGATCAGAAAGAATCGATATGTTGGAAACACAGGGAATCCCAACAACTATACACATTCCTCTGCAGTCATCTTATCAAGAAACAAGGAAATCCaatatttcaaaaacattcaattttttcacgAGTCTCAACCAGGATGAAATTACTTGGGAGAATTTGGCGCAACTAAATGACACATTGGccaaattgcaaaacttAACCGAGAAAGATGACCAGCACGACTTGCTAAAAGTTCAAGATATGTGTCTGGTCAACTTACGACAAACTTTAGAGAAACTAAAACCTACTTTGTTGTCAAAGTATGATGAATTTGTTCTTGTCTTACCAGACCTATTGAGactattattttcaatcaatGCATTGTTGCTAATTTTGAAAGTACAACCTGATATAAGAAATAAGCACACGGATTTGGTTATTATGGGACTTGAATTGAGCTATGAGAATTTCACAAAACCTCTAGATGACACgttttttgcttcaaatCACGAACTGGCAGAAGAGCCGAATAGTATTTCACTTAAATGCCATATGATAATCGATGAAACCAGTAAGGCTTTCAAAAACCTAGGTTCTATTTGTGCAAAGCGACcgtttgatgatgaaagcTTGGTGAAACTTCAACTCTTGCTTATAAACATAGCAGTACCATCAAGCCAAGATCAGATTAAAGTACTAGTTGACCGAACGCAAGTGCCATTGGAACCGATTCAACTATCTTCATATTCATGTTTGCTACTAATCTATCATAATCTAGAGGATCAGAGAGCGTTTGTGGTTTCAGAAGTGTTGTCTCATATTTCCATCTTACCGACGTCCCGTAACGTTACCAGAAAATTCAAAACCGAGCGAGGCTTTCAAGTGCAAACTTTTACTATATTGTTGATCACTTTTGTTCATTGTTCCGAGAACCATATGGCGTTTGCTGATTATATAACGTTGGAGATTCTTAGACAAATGGAGGAAAATCCCAGCAATACCAAACGCACAGAGCAGCTTGAAAATTATCTTGAAGATCTTTGGAAACTTTTGCTATTTCCAGAATGGGTTGGTGCAGAAATTTTACTTATTAGCTTTCTTCATAAAGCATTGGATAATTTGACAAAACCGGAAACTGAGgaggaaaacaaatcaacTGAGCTGCCATTGTTTGATATATTGATCCCATTGTCCGAGAAGATCCTATCTCATGGAGAATCGATAGAGAAGAATACAACCGTTGAAGAACAACATTTAGAAATAATTCTTTCAAACTGTTTAGGATTTGATAGAAACTTTGCCTTTGAATGTTTAAAGTCAAGAATTGGTAAGGTCAATGAAGACGTGATTATGGCAgatgaaagagaagaaattaAACCATCAAGGGATTCTGTGCCAAAAGTTTACATTCGCATTGTCCTCCAGCAACTACGAtcaattcttctttccaATTATGCTACATTTATTCAAACGCTGTTGAGCTCGCTGAAAGCAAAGATAAGAAGTAAAGCAATAAAGGCTTTACCCATATTAATTGATACTTTCCCAGGAATTTTATCATCAAGCGAAATGCAAAAGGCTTTAGCATTAAGACTTGAAGATCCTGCATCGGTGGTGAGAGATGCAATGAATGAATTTATCGGTAAATATATGCAATCACACCCAGAggaaagtgaaaaattgaTAGCACCATTGCTCAAAGCCATGGATGATCCTCGTACAACTGtgcgaaaaaaaagtatgcGCTCGTGTTTAAATGTTTATCCACAACTCAATGAACATTACAAGCTTGTGATTAGTGTCAAATATTTTGAGCGACTCCTTGATGAGGCTGACTCTATTAGAGGAGAGGCTAAGGAATGTTTGCTTAAGTGCTTCTTTACTCAAGGTGAGGAAGATTTCAACGGTTTATCCAAATGGATTAAAATAGTGCACAGAAAAAACTCGGATTTCCTAAGATCGTTTTTTGTTGAGTCGGTGttttcaaatccaaaactTAATGAAGTGGTTTTAAATTACGTAGAGAAAGCACTGGGCACAGTTTCttatgaaaaagaagaagtagaaagagaacaggaaaatgaaaatgaaaatgaaaaagagaaaacagaTCGTAttggtgatgatggtgcTGGTTCTactgctggtgctggtacTGGTAATAGTACTAAAAGTGGTGCTATTGAAGAAGCTGATTCATTACTTTTGCTTGCAGCATTTGTTGTTCTAAAACCAACTTTGATCACACAGGCTATGTTGGAACATTTGAAGCCATATATATTTGAGCATGCTGGCTCTAGAACTGAGGCATATTGCTATGCACTACAAGTCTTGAAGATTGGTACTCACACTTTAAGAGCATTTAAACCTAATTTTGTGGAAGAAataacaaattttttaCTAAGGAAAATGCCAATGTTTATCAAAAGAGAATTGGACAATGTGGTACCAACATTGAATGTATTAACCAAATACAGCCATACTGAATATAAAATAGTAAACATTGTAATCACCACAATGAAAATGATCCGCAAAGAGTTTGAATCTACTGATGCAATGAAAGTGAATACGCTATTACAGTTATTGTCATACCTCGGTAAATATTGTGAGCTTCAATCACTAGATCCTCAATTTCGAGAAATGGGGTTCATTAAACCAAATGAGTCGATAATCACTTTGATTGTGAGGTACATAATGACATTTACTGGACAAAGAGTGACACTTCCAATAAGAAGAGTAGCATACCCAAGCATGATGATTTGTCTTGCCAGCTACCCATTATACTTGCAAAATGAATCTATTTCAAAAATCTTTGAGGCTGCTCTTGTCCTGGAGCAAGACCTTGAGCTCAAAAAACGAATGGTTGGAGAATTTATTACCTTTTTGGATGAAAATGGTCGTGGagaaaatgaacaaaatCCAAAGCAAAATAACGCACAAGCTAGAGAAGTGGAAATATCGACTTTTCGTGTTCAAGCAAATTTGCGACATAGGGCATGTCTGTATTTGGCGcaaaagtttttcaaaaccaTTGCTCAATTGTGTTTACTCGACGATGGTATTATGGAGTTGAAGCCATTGCAATTTGTTCGATTGGCCCTTAATTTAGGTGTTGCAAACCCTATTGCATGTTTATCGGTTTTGATAGCACTCCATGGCTCACCAATTCCGCAAGTGCAAAACACTGCCAATGAAGTCTTGACAAATTATGGAAAACTTGTTGATGGTCAGTTTTTAGAGGGTATCAAACAAGCTTTCCAATACAAGTTATTGGCTCCCAGAATGTTTAAGCTTATTTATAAGGTAGTTGAAGACTCAAAACAGATGCGAAACAAGTTTATCAAGTCATTAACAAAAATGTTGGTGGTGAGGCAGCGTCATAGGGCATCTTTTGAAGATGAGATTAAATTGCtagtgtttgttgttgagagGATCACGCCAATGCATTTCAAAACTATTGAGGAAGTGTTTATCATCATGGAGCATTTACAAGGTCTATTACAATCTCAAGCATCAGATTTCATATTTGAGATGGGACAACAAGTAAATATTGATAAAAACTATGCTTATTATTGGGCATTGTccattgttttgttgaatGATTTTTACAAGTACCTTGCTCATTCGTACAATATCAAGGATGAAGATGTCGAGGCTTTCAGTACAAGGTGTTTGGAGACGGATTTGAATCAAACACCAAGACTTGTGAGAGGCGGCAAGATGCGACTTAAATGGGTTTTAGGCAATATCGGAGTTGAAGGCGAGATTTTGaattcaaattttgaaatgtGTTTGCGAGAGATTGAACAAATTTGCATGATTTACAGAAGTGAGTTGACGTGA